A stretch of the Clostridiales bacterium genome encodes the following:
- a CDS encoding ABC transporter ATP-binding protein has product MIELEHATKKYGAIYGLRDVTLHIGKGETVGLLGRNGAGKTTALNLITGYFPPTAGTVRIGGMDMLESARACRHMIGYLPERPPLYDEMTTEEYLRFVCELREVTAKAIPAHVEEILTLCGLQETRGRLLGHMSKGYRQRAGIAQALCGSPEILILDEPTVGLDPKQTVEIRELIRRLQAEHTVVFSSHILSEVQQLCSRVIILDGGRMVRDFDRNEPETGTLRIRLKIAGEEGTVMPRLQHLDTDIRAELLPAEENGVTEARLVMEAGGDAGAAADRVFRLLAGAGIPVRMMRVEKETLEEVFLRETDRNNE; this is encoded by the coding sequence ATGATTGAACTGGAACATGCGACCAAGAAATATGGCGCGATATACGGCCTGCGGGATGTGACCCTGCATATCGGCAAGGGAGAGACCGTGGGACTGCTGGGACGGAACGGCGCGGGAAAAACCACCGCGCTGAACCTGATTACGGGGTATTTTCCGCCGACGGCAGGGACGGTGCGGATCGGGGGCATGGACATGCTGGAATCCGCCCGGGCATGCCGGCATATGATCGGATACCTGCCGGAACGGCCGCCACTGTATGATGAAATGACTACCGAGGAATACCTCCGGTTCGTGTGTGAACTGCGGGAAGTGACCGCAAAAGCGATCCCGGCGCACGTGGAGGAAATCCTGACCCTGTGCGGCCTGCAGGAAACCCGCGGACGCCTGCTGGGCCATATGAGCAAAGGCTACCGCCAGCGGGCGGGAATTGCCCAGGCGCTGTGCGGATCACCGGAAATCCTGATCCTGGACGAGCCCACCGTCGGCCTGGATCCGAAGCAGACGGTGGAAATCCGGGAACTGATCCGACGGCTGCAGGCGGAGCATACGGTGGTATTTTCAAGCCATATCCTGTCGGAAGTACAGCAGCTGTGCTCCCGGGTGATTATCCTGGACGGCGGGCGAATGGTGCGCGACTTTGACCGGAATGAGCCGGAGACCGGGACGCTGCGGATCCGGCTGAAGATCGCCGGGGAAGAGGGCACGGTGATGCCGCGGCTGCAGCACCTGGACACGGATATCCGGGCAGAACTCCTGCCCGCGGAAGAGAACGGGGTGACGGAAGCCCGGCTGGTGATGGAGGCAGGCGGGGATGCCGGTGCGGCAGCGGATCGGGTATTCCGGCTGCTGGCGGGAGCGGGCATTCCGGTGCGGATGATGAGAGTGGAAAAGGAGACCCTGGAGGAAGTTTTCCTGCGGGAGACGGACAGGAACAATGAATAA